The Anabas testudineus chromosome 14, fAnaTes1.2, whole genome shotgun sequence genome includes a region encoding these proteins:
- the LOC113170409 gene encoding hephaestin-like protein 1, with amino-acid sequence MARTLRLFATCVLLILCSCARTSHSRERVYYVGIIEDLWDYAPSGKNLLNGKDIEEDEHAYIFLRKEPHLIGRVYKKAMFRQYTDATYRHFASRPEWLGFLGPILRAEVDDVIVVHLKNFATRSYSMHPHGVFYKKDAEGALYPDGTSDRLKADDSVPPGGSYTYRWEVRPEFAPTDDDANCLTWVYHSHLDAPKDIASGLIGALLTCKKGILNEPNEPFQTNSDSAVKSVRNDVDQDVFLMFSVVDENLSWYLEDNIQSCSDPDGIDPDDPEFDESNLMHAINGYTFGNLPGIKLCQDHAVAWHLFGMGNEVDIHSAFFHGNTLLDRGHRTDVLSLFPATFATAEMVPKARGKWLLTCQVNDHFQAGMQAFYEVKSCDSEARATMTGGVVRNYYLAAEKAVWNYAPSEKDLINNVPLTEADSSSEMFFGTSGGRLGGQYMKVMFREYTDNTFTTRKSDAPEHLGFLGPILRAEEGDTVRVTFMNKADTNYSIMPHGLQYDQLSQGRSSENDEQMTGVTPGSHVGPGERFTYTWQVLEGPTSSDSPCIPYIYYSGTDPIWDTNSGLVGPLLVCRKGTLGERGTEKDVDKEFFLLFSVMDENLSWYLEENIEMFGTNETNPDNEVFKESNKMHAINGRMYGNLAGLEMCAGEKVRWYTFGLGTEVDIHGVYFEGNTFNKHSTTRDTVNVFPHTTAAVTMQPNTPGVHEVSCRVTDHYSAGMRQRYRVNHCPAHKVKLTHMQPTKIVQYFISAEEIEWDYSPDRDWEREKHNGTLEDSPGNIFLERGEKRIGSRYKKVVYREYLDGTFKVQKKREAEQQHLGILGPIIKAEVGEQILITFKNKASRPYSITAHGVRASGAHVPVKPGHILELTWDVPENSGPGVSDPNCISYAYFSSVDFIKDLYSGLLGPLVICRPGTLQHSKGRDRHRADVDKEFALLFMVHDENQSWYLDDNIRTYLDVDPDTVKPDEEFEESNLMHGISGRLYGNLHGLEMTQGQKVDWYLLGMGNEVDMHTVHFHAETFTYKTDRVHRADVFDLFPGTFQTVEMVAGNPGTWFLHCHVTDHIHAGMETTFTIKENSSNAPGTESSTKTLLLSLALGLVAAGGLH; translated from the exons ATGGCACGGACTTTGAGGCTGTTTGCGACTTGTGTACTTTTAATTCTCTGCTCCTGTGCGAGGACGAGTCACAGCAGGGAGAGGGTTTACTATGTCGGGATCATTGAGGACTTGTGGGATTATGCGCCAAGTGGAAAAAACCTTTTGAATGGGAAAGACATCGAGGAGGATGA ACATGCATATATATTCCTGAGAAAAGAACCTCACCTCATTGGCCGTGTTTATAAGAAGGCTATGTTCCGACAATATACGGATGCTACGTACAGACACTTTGCTTCCCGGCCTGAGTGGTTGGGCTTCCTGGGGCCCATACTTCGAGCTGAGGTTGATGACGTTATAGTGGTTCATCTGAAGAACTTTGCAACCAGGAGCTACTCCATGCATCCCCATGGAGTGTTCTATAAGAAAGATGCAGAAG GGGCGTTGTATCCAGATGGGACATCAGACAGGTTGAAGGCGGACGACTCTGTTCCTCCTGGGGGAAGCTACACCTACCGCTGGGAAGTCAGACCTGAATTTGCTCCCACCGATGATGACGCCAACTGCCTGACTTGGGTCTACCACTCTCATTTAGACGCCCCCAAAGACATTGCCTCCGGACTCATTGGGGCTCTGCTCACCTGCAAGAAAG GAATCCTAAACGAGCCTAATGAACCATTTCAGACCAACTCAGATTCTGCTGTGAAGTCAGTCCGCAACGATGTGGACCAAGATGTCTTCTTGATGTTCAGTGTGGTGGATGAGAACCTGAGTTGGTACCTGGAGGACAACATACAGAGCTGCTCTGATCCAGATGGAATTGACCCAGATGACCCAGAATTTGACGAGTCTAACCTGATGCATG CTATTAACGGGTACACATTTGGTAACCTGCCTGGGATCAAGTTATGCCAGGACCATGCAGTAGCCTGGCATTTGTTTGGCATGGGTAACGAGGTGGACATTCATTCTGCCTTTTTCCATGGGAACACACTCCTGGACCGAGGCCACCGCACTGACGTCCTCAGCCTGTTCCCAGCCACATTTGCGACAGCTGAGATGGTCCCTAAAGCAAGAGGAAAGTGGCTGCTGACCTGCCAGGTTAATGACCACTTTCAGG ctGGGATGCAGGCCTTCTATGAAGTGAAGTCATGTGACAGTGAGGCCAGAGCCACAATGACTGGTGGGGTTGTGAGGAATTACTACCTGGCAGCAGAGAAAGCTGTGTGGAATTATGCTCCCTCAGAAAAGGATCTAATCAATAATGTACCCCTAACTGAAGCCGACAG TTCATCAGAGATGTTTTTTGGCACAAGTGGTGGAAGGCTAGGAGGTCAATATATGAAGGTGATGTTCAGAGAGTACACAGACAACACCTTCACCACCAGAAAATCAGACGCACCTGAACACTTGGGATTTTTAG GTCCAATCCTGAGGGCAGAAGAAGGAGACACAGTCAGAGTGACATTTATGAATAAAGCTGATACAAACTACAGCATTATGCCTCATGGCCTGCAATATGACCAGCTTTCTCAAGGACGCAGCTCTGAGAACG ATGAACAGATGACTGGGGTGACTCCTGGCTCCCACGTTGGTCCAGGTGAACGCTTCACCTACACTTGGCAGGTGCTAGAAGGTCCAACTTCATCTGATTCTCCCTGTATCCCCTACATATATTACTCTGGCACTGATCCCATCTGGGACACCAACTCTGGATTAGTGGGACCTCTGCTTGTGTGCAGGAAAGGAACTCTGGGGGAAAGAGGAACTGAG AAGGATGTGGATAAGGAGTTCTTCCTTCTGTTCTCTGTCATGGATGAAAATTTGAGCTGGTATTTGGAGGAAAATATTGAGATGTTTGGCACCAATGAGACAAATCCAGACAACGAAGTTTTCAAGGAGAGCAATAAGATGCATG CTATAAATGGACGCATGTATGGAAACCTAGCTGGACTGGAAATGTGTGCTGGGGAGAAAGTTAGGTGGTACACCTTTGGACTAGGTACCGAGGTGGACATCCATGGTGTTTATTTTGAGGGGAACACTTTCAATAAGCACAGCACAACACGAGACACTGTCAACGTGTTCCCTCacaccactgctgctgtcaccatGCAGCCAAACACTCCCG GTGTGCATGAGGTAAGCTGTCGAGTAACAGATCACTACTCAGCCGGAATGAGGCAGCGGTACAGAGTGAACCACTGCCCTGcacacaaagtgaaactcacacacatgcagccgACCAAGATTGTACAGTATTTCATCAGTGCTGAAGAAATAGAGTGGGACTACTCACCTGATAGAGACTGGGAGCGGGAGAAACACAATGGCACATTAgaggacag TCCAGGTAACATCTTtttagagagaggagagaaaaggattGGTTCTCGATATAAGAAGGTGGTGTATAGAGAATACCTTGATGGCACCTTCAAAGTTCAGAAGAAACGAGAAGCTGAACAGCAGCACTTGGGAATTCTGG GTCCAATAATCAAAGCAGAGGTAGGGGAGCAAATTTTAATCACATTCAAGAACAAAGCCAGCCGGCCGTACTCGATTACCGCACATGGAGTTAGGGCCAGTGGTGCACACGTTCCTGTTAAACCTG GTCACATACTCGAGTTGACGTGGGATGTACCAGAAAACTCTGGTCCTGGGGTCTCCGATCCTAACTGCATCTCTTATGCCTACTTTTCCAGTGTTGACTTCATTAAG GATCTGTACAGTGGGCTTTTGGGGCCTCTGGTGATATGCAGGCCTGGGACTCTGCAACACAGTAAAGGACGTGACAGGCACAGGGCAGATGTGGACAAAGAGTTTGCTCTGCTGTTTATGGTGCATGATGAAAACCAGTCCTGGTACTTGGACGACAACATCAGAACATATCTTGACGTCGACCCTGACACGGTGAAGCCAGATGAAGAGTTCGAGGAGAGTAACTTGATGCACG GCATCAGTGGAAGGCTGTACGGTAACCTCCATGGGCTGGAGATGACCCAAGGCCAGAAAGTTGACTGGTATCTACTAGGCATGGGCAACGAAGTAGATATGCACACTGTTCATTTCCATGCTGAGACTTTTACCTACAAG ACTGATCGTGTGCATCGGGCAGATGTCTTCGATCTTTTCCCTGGGACTTTCCAGACTGTAGAAATGGTTGCTGGGAACCCAGGGACTTGGTTTCTTCACTGTCATGTGACTGATCACATCCACGCTGGGATGGAGACCACTTTCACCATCAAAG AAAACTCCTCAAATG CACCAGGAACTGAAAGCTCCACAAAGACACTGCTGCTCTCACTGGCACTTGGTCTTGTGGCTGCAGGTGGACTGCACTGA